The following proteins come from a genomic window of Aspergillus oryzae RIB40 DNA, chromosome 4:
- a CDS encoding peroxidase/cytochrome P450 family protein (predicted protein), which yields MGWLSTTTKSSWNPFSTGSSGSSLDSGGSLASLAFGSKDQKWFQSVLSKFGFNGVLATVLSFFLYALYLKFVSHDEKGLQTLIKEKASQYLGKIPGLNKLSFLKGHLPLGKFSKSLIPKATKGALGSIAGSSGGILSKLNPFNWKIFNKRKIAEEEDDMRYQAGEPYGDPEVLAPTLRDDLKAVGLKAGVQDLKVLLDVVKNKGKPIDDRDLTMEKLIAIVSSLPRNSKAREKLTGVLIDTLWQSLPHPPMTYLGNKYQYRTPDGSYNNPLQPDLGKAGSPYARNVPKLKHMHGVPPDPGLLFDLLMARSDETFKENPAGLSSVLFYHATIIIHDIFRSNRFDPNISDTSSYLDLAPLYGSSLEDQMKVRTKVRGLLKPDTFSEKRLIGMPPGVNAILVMYNRFHNYVADNLLKINEGGRFSLPATKSEEDKKAALAKQDEDLFQTARLVTNGLYVNISLHDYIRGLANVHHSSSDWTLDPRVKINKIFDSEGVPRGIGNQVSVEFNLLYRFHSIISRRDEKWMNEFFADIFGQDKKVDQLTPQEFIQGLYRFEQSIPEDPSEREFGGLKRGENGKFSDADLVQLMKDSMEDPAGCFGARMVPKALRVIEILGIIQARKWQLASLNETRDFFKLKRHETFEDVNSNHEIADLLRKLYDDPDMVEMYPGLVGHGGCTPYTVGRAVFSDAVTLVRSDRFLTIDYTASNLTCWGYNEVQQDYDILGGSMFHKLFQRALPNWFPYNSLHITQPMYTRKMNEQIAREIGTIDEYTLDDPSPPPKTVIVTKHSTITKLSKDQANFRVIWAKYLNEMIPGRDFSGYMLLGDKPANTDQKTLVKEILYSPAEFVQLLSETAVSVAKEQLATETLNLTSELHQVDIVRDVAIPMVTRILADLFCLDLKTPENPNGTYNVAELYKYIIDVRIFGFNNDDPGLALQRRKWAREGAESLTKTTLRVVSNLPASEKSGKGIVKGAVSTAKSIASKIPLVGKLVGDGKGVEGQSTSGSLRWYGYNVAKELIASGKTPAEVADISWMNAVGGVGATIGVFTDVLNYFLQDENSHHWEEIQKLAASSDLESSNKSLRQYVLEAQRLTSTQRSIRLCAGKAVIDGQSFEPGNLVICLLGAACKDPDAVPDPEAFKLDRPSSAYIHFNVGPHECLGREIALSCITSLVRVCAGLKNLRAAPGQMGVLKSITTGTEKHFLNDSWSTLTVDPTTWKIHFEGQGQGIHHPPKIPVTAGRDLNALSNALKKQHQDKLQETVSKVANGVTAPLTKLIPSNGPSNGASTPGHLPLPINPFQNGNGNSNGVANGNTHPSLLHQAVSSAAAIPQHALGTVHDVAHNTVGHLPGGQQVTDFTHGLVHPFAGAVSPGQTQTPPQGQTQPHQGNWFFLPHGMENAAKQVPGHLFGQTA from the exons ATGGGGTGGTTGAGCACTACGACTAAGTCGTCCTGGAATCCCTTCAGTACGGGTTCCTCGGGCTCATCTCTAG ACAGCGGTGGCTCTTTGGCATCGCTGGCCTTCGGTTCTAAGGACCAAAAATGGTTCCAAAGCGTCCTGAGTAAATTCGGTTTCAACGGTGTTCTCGCGACTGTACTTagcttctttctctatgCTCTCTACCTCAAGTTcgtcagccatgatgagaaAGGCTTGCAAACTttgatcaaagaaaaggcatCCCAGTATCTCGGCAAGATCCCAGGCCTCAACAAGCTCTCCTTCCTGAAAGGACATCTGCCTTTGGGTAAATTTTCAAAGTCACTGATTCCGAAGGCAACGAAAGGTGCGCTCGGAAGTATTGCTGGAAGTAGTGGTGGTATACTGTCAAAACTCAATCCCTTCAACTGGAAAATCTTCAACAAGCGGAAGAttgctgaggaagaggatgatatgaGGTATCAAGCAGGTGAACCCTACGGAGACCCGGAAGTTCTGGCTCCCACCCTGCGCGACGATCTTAAAGCTGTCGGGCTCAAGGCTGGTGTCCAAGATCTGAAAGTGCTTCTGGATGTCGTCAAGAATAAGGGCAAACCCATTGATGATCGAGATTTGACG ATGGAGAAACTCATCGCTATTGTCTCGTCCCTGCCTCGAAACTCCAAAGCGAGGGAGAAGTTGACTGGCGTTCTCATTGATACGCTCTGGCAGAGTTTACCTCATCCACCCATGACCTATCTCGGTAACAAATATCAATATCGGACACCTGATGGAAGCTACAAC AACCCTCTTCAACCAGACTTAGGAAAAGCGGGCAGCCCTTATGCGAGAAACGTTCCCAAATTGAAGCACATGCATGGTGTTCCTCCCGATCCAGGTCTTCTTTTTGACT TGCTCATGGCTCGAAGCGATGAAACTTTCAAAGAAAACCCAGCTGGTCTGTCATCCGTGCTTTTCTATCACGCAACGATTATCATTCATG ATATCTTCCGGAGCAACCGATTTGATCCTAACATCAGTGACACGTCTTCTTACCTTGACCTCGCCCCTCTGTATGGATCCAGCCTGGAGGATCAGATGAAGGTTCGAACCAAGGTCCGCGGTTTACTCAAGCCAGACACCTTCAGTGAGAAGAGACTCATTGGAATGCCCCCCGGCGTTAATGCAATTCTCGTGATGTATAACCGTTTCCACAACTATGTAGCCGACAACCTCCTTAAGATCAATGAGGGAGGACGGTTTTCGCTGCCCGCAACCAAATCcgaggaggacaagaaggctGCACTGGCCaaacaggatgaagatctaTTTCAGACTGCTCGACT GGTTACCAATGGTCTCTACGTTAATATCTCATTGCACGACTATATCCGAGGCCTGGCCAACGTTCATCATTCATCGAGTGACTGGACTCTTGATCCTCGagtcaagatcaacaagatcTTTGACTCGGAGGGTGTTCCCCGAGGAATCGGTAACCAGGTGTCTGTCGAATTCAATCTCTTGTACCGCTTCCACTCTATTATCTCCCGTCGCGATGAGAAATGGATGAACGAGTTCTTCGCAGATATCTTCGGTCAAGACAAGAAGGTTGACCAGCTCACTCCACAGGAATTCATCCAGGGTCTTTATCGCTTCGAACAGAGCATTCCCGAGGATCCCAGTGAGCGTGAATTTGGCGGACTCAAGCGTGGTGAAAATGGCAAATTCAGTGACGCCGACTTAGTACAGCTGATGAAGGATAGCATGGAGGACCCTGCAGGCTGCTTCGGTGCCAGGATGGTTCCAAAGGCGCTCCGTGTTATTGAGATTCTGGGTATCATTCAGGCAAGGAAGTGGCAGCTAGCCTCTTTGAATGAGACGCGCGACTTCTTCAAACTCAAGCGCCACGAGACTTTCGAGGATGTTAACTCGAATCATGAGATTGCTGATCTTCTGCGCAAGCTCTATGATGATCCtgacatggttgaaatgTATCCTGGGCT GGTAGGTCATGGTGGATGCACCCCTTACACCGTTGGAAGAGCAGTGTTCAGTGACGCCGTTACGCTTGTTCGATCGGATCGGTTCCTTACTATTGACTACACGGCTTCGAACCTCACCTGCTGGGGTTATAACGAAGTTCAACAGGACTATGACAT TCTGGGTGGCTCGATGTTCCACAAATTGTTCCAGCGCGCTCTTCCCAACTGGTTCCCGTATAACTCATTGCATATCACCCAGCCTATGTACACCAGGAAGATGAACGAGCAGATCGCCCGGGAAATTGGAACTATCGACGAGTATACCCTTGATGACCCTTCGCCGCCTCCAAAGACCGTTATCGTGACCAAGCActccaccatcaccaagcTCTCGAAGGACCAGGCCAACTTCCGTGTTATCTGGGCTAAGTATCTGAATGAGATGATTCCGGGTAGAGACTTCAGTGGCTACATGTTGCTAGGCGACAAGCCGGCCAACACTGATCAGAAGACTCTCGTCAAGGAGATCCTCTACAGTCCCGCCGAGTTCGTGCAATTGTTGTCGGAGACAGCGGTGTCCGTGGCCAAAGAGCAACTTGCCACTGAGACATTGAACTTGACATCGGAGTTGCACCAGGTTGACATCGTTCGGGA CGTCGCCATCCCTATGGTGACTAGGATTTTGGCCGATCTTTTCTGTCTGGACCTCAAGACCCCCGAGAACCCGAACGGAACTTACAACGTCGCAGAGCTATACAAGTATATCATTGACGTGCGTATCTTTGGTTTCAACAATGATGATCCAGGATTGGCTTTACAACGCAGAAAATGGGCTCGTGAGGGTGCAGAATCTCTTACCAAGACCACGTTGAGGGTCGTATCCAACTTGCCCGCTTCGGAGAAATCTGGAAAGGGAATCGTTAAGGGGGCCGTTTCTACAGCCAAGAGCATCGCCTCCAAAATTCCTCTGGTCGGCAAGCTGGTTGGAGACGGCAAAGGCGTTGAAGGGCAGTCGACAAGTGGCTCGTTGCGCTGGTATGGATACAATGTGGCTAAAGAATTAATTGCTTCAGGAAAGACTCCCGCAGAGGTTGCAGATATCAGCTGGATGAACGCtgtcggtggtgttggtgcaACTATTGGAGTG TTTACCGATGTCCTCAACTATTTCCTCCAGGATGAGAACTCCCACCACTGGGAAGAGATTCAAAAGCTTGCTGCTAGCTCGGACTTGGAATCATCAAACAAGTCTCTCCGGCAGTACGTCCTCGAAGCTCAACGCTTGACCAGCACCCAACGAAGCATCCGTCTCTGTGCGGGCAAGGCCGTGATTGATGGACAGAGCTTCGAACCTGGCAACTTGGTGATCTGCCTATTG GGTGCGGCGTGCAAGGATCCCGATGCTGTCCCCGACCCAGAAGCATTCAAGCTTGATCGACCATCGAGCGCGTATATCCACTTCAACGTTGGACCACACGAGTGTCTCGGACGAGAAATCGCCCTGTCGTGCATCACTTCCCTGGTCCGTGTCTGTGCTGGCCTGAAGAACCTCCGAGCAGCCCCCGGTCAAATGGGCGTCCTGAAGAGTATCACCACCGGTACTGAAAAGCACTTCCTCAACGACAGCTGGTCTACCCTTACCGTCGACCCAACCA CCTGGAAAATCCACTTCGAAGGCCAGGGCCAGGGCATTCACCATCCCCCTAAGATCCCAGTCACCGCAGGCCGAGACCTCAATGCCCTATCCAACGCCTTGAAGAAACAACACCAGGACAAGTTACAAGAAACTGTCTCAAAAGTAGCCAACGGCGTCACAGCCCCACTGACCAAACTCATCCCATCCAATGGTCCCAGCAACGGCGCCTCCACCCCAGGCCACCTCCCGCTCCCCATCAACCCCTTCCAGAATGGCAACGGTAACAGCAACGGCGTCGCAAACGGCAATACCCACCCaagcctcctccaccaagcTGTGTCCTCAGCCGCTGCGATCCCACAGCACGCCCTGGGCACAGTCCACGATGTCGCCCACAACACCGTCGGCCATTTGCCTGGTGGCCAGCAGGTCACAGACTTCACTCACGGCCTGGTCCACCCCTTCGCTGGAGCTGTGTCTCCGGGTCAAACTCAAACTCCGCCTCAGGGTCAGACTCAACCCCACCAGGGGAACTGGTTCTTTCTCCCCCATGGCATGGAAAATGCTGCCAAGCAGGTTCCGGGACATCTTTTTGGTCAGACAGCATAG
- a CDS encoding T6SS phospholipase effector Tle1-like catalytic domain-containing protein (uncharacterized conserved protein), with the protein MPHATSETDAPGDNPRRIVLCFDGTGNQFQGNESDTNIMKIYQMLDRHAPNQFHYYQPGIGTYVKGQSSSSGLVRFWPKIKSKIISAVDQAVGSSFSDHVLAGYRFLMRYYSEGDHIYIFGFSRGAYTARFLAEMVHELGLLSRGNEEMVHFAWETFSNYEQSRGNVPQTEKDRELNEFMKKFKRTFCRLGVGIHFLGLFDCVNSVGQFEIPFFRTSYRYIATPAAKYIRHAVSIHERRLKFKPALYMMDKNGLNSDFKEVWFAGNHSDVGGGYNLQKGQKHLLSDTPLNWMVQEVLHLEGSESKLEFQTTNVEDVLRAESVFPGKEEPGTNAWEVRRHTNQPHDCLWFGHASAFLMVIFWWILGMHPFTPHLLFLSFFSFLLFLCVVTILNEDLAEILPIFTRLELEKGEWVPRRFPPNLGAPRDIPVEAKIHSSVNEMVKAGILDKESIPKKGGDNPNLPNPASVVSTLKRARKSLARPKAPPEDSVAEGPGNDAHKVHENGSMKGIKGVHKGKGVNGVNGVHELNSVNDVNGKGLNGAVES; encoded by the exons ATGCCACACGCGACAAGCGAAACAGATGCTCCTGGGGACAACCCACGTCGGATTGTCTTGTGTTTCGACGGCACAGGCAACCAgttccaaggaaatgaatcAGACACAAATATCATGAAGATTTATCAAATGCTGGATCGACACGCTCCAAATCAATTTCACTATTACCAAC CCGGTATCGGGACCTACGTCAAAGGCCAgtcctccagctctggaCTGGTTCGATTCTGGCCCAAGATCAAATCCAAGATCATCAGCGCTGTTGATCAAGCAGTTGGCTCATCGTTTAGCGATCATGTCCTTGCCGGCTATCGTTTTCTCATGCGTTACTATTCTGAAGGTGATCATATCTACATCTTTGGATTCTCCCGTGGTGCCTACACTGCACGATTCCTCGCGGAGATGGTTCATGAATTGGGTCTTCTGTCCagaggaaatgaggaaatGGTTCATTTCGCCTGGGAGACATTCAGCAACTATGAACAATCCCGCGGCAATGTTCCTCAGACCGAAAAGGATCGGGAGCTGAATGAGTTCATGAAGAAGTTCAAGAGAACCTTTTGCCGACTGGGCGTGGGTATACACTTCCTTGGCTTGTTCGACTGTGTCAATAGTGTGGGTCAGTTTGAGATCCCCTTTTTTCGCACGTCATATCGATACATCGCGACGCCCGCCGCCAAGTACATTCGACACGCAGTGTCTATCCATGAGAGACGGCTGAAGTTCAAGCCCGCCCTCTACATGATGGACAAGAATGGGCTCAATTCCGACTTCAAGGAAGTGTGGTTTGCGGGGAACCACAGCGATGTGGGCGGTGGATACAATCTCCAGAAAGGCCAGAAACATTTGCTTTCTGATACACCATTGAATTGGATGGTCCAGGAAGTTCTGCACCTGGAAGGCTCGGAAAGTAAGCTGGAATTTCAAACGACTAATGTCGAAGATGTCTTGAGAGCTGAAAGCGTGTTTCCCGGGAAGGAGGAGCCGGGGACCAATGCGTGGGAAGTCAGGCGTCACACTAATCAGCCACATGATTGTCTCTGGTTCGGGCATGCATCGGCTTTCTTGATGGTTATCTTCTGGTGGATCCTCGGTATGCACCCTTTTACTCCCcaccttctgttcctttctttcttttcctttcttctttttctttgcgtTGTGACTATACTGAATGAAGACCTGGCAGAGATACTACCTATCTTCACCCGATTAGAActggagaaaggagagtGGGTTCCCAGAAGGTTTCCACCCAACTTGGGAGCCCCGCGGGATATTCCAGTCGAAGCCAAGATCCATTCGAGTGTGAACGAGATGGTCAAAGCGGGGATTCTAGACAAAGAGTCAATCCCCAAGAAGGGTGGCGACAATCCCAATCTGCCCAACCCCGCAAGTGTCGTTTCGACTTTGAAGAGGGCCAGGAAAAGCCTGGCGCGCCCAAAAGCACCTCCCGAGGATTCCGTAGCTGAGGGCCCTGGCAATGATGCGCACAAGGTGCATGAGAATGGATCGATGAAGGGGATCAAAGGAGTGCATAAAGGGAAGGGGGTCAATGGTGTGAATGGAGTGCATGAACTGAATAGCGTAAATGACGTGAACGGGAAAGGTCTGAATGGGGCTGTGGAGAGCTGA